One genomic segment of Chryseobacterium phocaeense includes these proteins:
- a CDS encoding GEVED domain-containing protein, producing the protein MKKSLFLSFMALATMGSAQILVTESFENSTYPGFVITGGYPQSAGTYIGSTCDGNAFIGAEAYGSSVANRTINLVYTKPAGITANGKKIDVSFTYTTEAYDATSSIGGTITVAYSTDNGTTYTTVGSPVTLTSAAQTCAVFTGTIPESANINGDFKLRIQTLGTTGTAYDFYNFIDKISIKQEVTAVPGCATISSPAAGATGVSVRQQIAWGAVAGAEAYKVKVGTTPGASNVYSGTTTNTFFVPASSSTFPENTMLYTTVIPTNALGDATGCAEISFTTGTNPFAPYCGPLLAKSAVYPISNIVLNNLTNASSATANTGDAQENFTSKTANVTRGISYPITLTGTGLGTNRFGFTVFIDWNQNGSFADAGEAYFVTSDFAGGTGNTVTVNKNIAVPATAALGNTRMRVKYHFNSSATTVRTELSNPCADLNEGQAEDYTINVQNVLGTSDVYADKKADISVYPNPFTDKIRISDIKDAKSIIISDASGRQVKTLQPADELNLSDLNAGLYLITIQMQDGSVKTAKAIKK; encoded by the coding sequence ATGAAAAAATCATTATTTCTTAGTTTTATGGCACTTGCAACCATGGGAAGTGCACAGATTTTAGTTACCGAGAGCTTTGAGAATTCAACTTATCCCGGATTTGTAATAACCGGAGGCTATCCACAATCGGCAGGAACCTATATCGGAAGTACCTGTGACGGAAATGCGTTCATCGGAGCTGAGGCCTATGGTTCCAGTGTAGCCAACAGGACAATTAATCTTGTTTACACAAAACCGGCAGGCATTACCGCTAACGGAAAAAAAATCGATGTCTCTTTCACTTATACTACAGAGGCTTATGATGCAACCAGCAGCATTGGAGGAACCATTACCGTAGCTTATTCTACAGATAATGGAACTACCTATACCACTGTAGGTTCGCCGGTAACATTAACCAGTGCCGCACAAACATGTGCTGTATTTACAGGAACTATTCCTGAAAGTGCGAATATAAACGGAGATTTCAAATTACGCATCCAGACGCTGGGAACTACGGGTACAGCCTATGATTTCTACAATTTTATAGATAAAATAAGCATCAAACAGGAAGTAACAGCTGTTCCGGGATGTGCAACCATAAGCAGCCCTGCAGCCGGAGCAACCGGAGTTTCAGTACGTCAGCAGATTGCATGGGGCGCTGTAGCAGGTGCAGAAGCGTATAAAGTAAAAGTAGGAACCACACCGGGAGCATCCAATGTATATTCAGGAACAACCACAAATACTTTCTTTGTACCGGCATCATCAAGTACATTCCCGGAAAACACTATGCTATATACCACAGTAATTCCAACCAATGCTCTGGGAGACGCTACGGGCTGTGCGGAAATTTCCTTTACCACAGGCACCAATCCTTTCGCACCATATTGCGGACCGCTTCTGGCTAAATCTGCTGTATATCCTATATCTAATATTGTGCTTAACAATTTAACCAACGCTTCCAGTGCAACTGCCAATACAGGTGATGCCCAGGAAAATTTCACCAGTAAAACAGCTAATGTGACCAGAGGAATTTCTTACCCAATCACGCTTACCGGTACCGGTTTAGGAACCAACCGATTTGGGTTCACTGTGTTTATCGACTGGAACCAGAACGGAAGTTTTGCAGATGCCGGAGAAGCCTATTTTGTAACTTCCGATTTTGCAGGAGGCACAGGGAATACAGTAACAGTTAATAAAAATATCGCAGTACCGGCTACCGCTGCATTGGGAAATACGAGAATGAGAGTGAAATATCATTTCAACAGTTCAGCAACCACGGTACGTACAGAATTATCAAATCCTTGTGCTGATCTTAATGAAGGCCAGGCCGAAGACTACACCATTAACGTACAAAATGTATTAGGTACTTCGGATGTGTACGCTGATAAAAAGGCTGATATCTCTGTTTACCCTAATCCATTCACAGATAAAATCCGTATTTCAGATATTAAAGATGCAAAATCCATTATCATCAGTGATGCATCCGGCAGACAAGTGAAAACACTTCAACCGGCTGATGAACTTAATCTTTCTGATTTAAATGCAGGACTTTATCTTATCACAATCCAAATGCAGGATGGAAGTGTAAAAACGGCGAAAGCAATTAAAAAATAG
- a CDS encoding YciI family protein, with product MKLKIYLSIAVLAGVLSFAQEKKADKPKFNQELATSLGADQYGMKAYTIVMLTAGTAKIEDKAKKSELMKGHMTNIGKLADEGKIVVAGPFLEKNKENYRGMFIFNTKSREEAEQWVKTDPAVQAGIFSYEIFPWYGSAALPLYLKHHEEISKENP from the coding sequence ATGAAACTAAAAATTTATTTATCAATAGCCGTCTTAGCGGGGGTTCTGTCTTTCGCTCAGGAGAAAAAGGCAGACAAACCAAAATTCAACCAGGAACTGGCCACATCGCTTGGGGCAGATCAATATGGCATGAAAGCCTACACTATTGTAATGCTTACAGCAGGAACAGCGAAAATAGAGGACAAAGCCAAAAAGAGCGAACTGATGAAAGGCCATATGACCAATATCGGGAAGCTTGCCGATGAAGGAAAAATCGTTGTGGCCGGACCTTTTTTGGAAAAGAATAAAGAAAACTACCGCGGTATGTTCATTTTCAATACAAAATCCAGAGAAGAAGCCGAGCAATGGGTAAAAACCGACCCTGCAGTTCAGGCCGGAATTTTTAGCTACGAAATATTTCCATGGTATGGATCTGCAGCGCTTCCGTTGTACCTGAAACATCATGAAGAGATCTCGAAGGAAAATCCATAA
- the pncB gene encoding nicotinate phosphoribosyltransferase, giving the protein MNDVRLNSILDNDFYKITMQNAVVKLFPSSIVKYEFINRGKHKFPEGFDAALKEAVNKMAELKLTRDEKKFMARTCPYIDLPYLDFLEGYHYDPSEVKIHQEGSELSVTVEGLWYRTILWEVPLLALISELHYEMNHMERDSNEVVMKRTLEKADSLAKLGVNFAEFGTRRRHSYKVQNLVMEALTQKKESTFIGSSNVHFAMKFGVKPIGTHAHEWFMFHAAEYGFKMANEMALEHWVDVYRGDLGVALSDTYTTDVFFQQFDKKFAKLFDGVRHDSGDPLEFADKTIAHYKNNGINPLFKYIIFSDALNLEKVEEITNYCKGKIGVSFGIGTNLTNDVGLKPMNIVMKLIGVQAPNKEWIPTVKLSDEHGKYTGDPKMIELAKEFLRIKD; this is encoded by the coding sequence ATGAACGACGTTCGATTAAATTCTATCCTTGATAATGATTTTTATAAAATAACCATGCAGAATGCCGTGGTGAAACTATTTCCAAGTTCAATTGTAAAGTACGAATTCATCAATCGTGGAAAGCATAAGTTTCCTGAAGGTTTTGATGCCGCTTTAAAAGAAGCCGTTAATAAAATGGCGGAACTGAAGCTCACCAGGGATGAAAAAAAATTCATGGCCAGAACCTGTCCTTATATAGACCTTCCCTACCTTGATTTTCTGGAAGGTTATCACTATGACCCGTCTGAAGTGAAAATCCACCAGGAAGGCAGCGAGCTGTCTGTAACGGTAGAAGGGCTTTGGTACAGAACCATCCTTTGGGAAGTTCCTCTACTCGCTTTGATCAGTGAGCTGCATTATGAAATGAACCATATGGAAAGGGATTCCAATGAAGTGGTAATGAAAAGAACATTGGAAAAAGCAGATTCATTGGCAAAGCTTGGGGTCAATTTCGCCGAATTCGGGACCAGAAGAAGACATTCCTATAAAGTACAGAACCTGGTAATGGAAGCTTTGACTCAAAAAAAAGAATCAACGTTTATCGGAAGTTCAAATGTTCATTTTGCAATGAAATTCGGCGTAAAGCCCATCGGAACCCACGCGCATGAGTGGTTTATGTTCCACGCAGCAGAATACGGATTTAAAATGGCCAATGAAATGGCGCTGGAGCATTGGGTGGATGTGTACAGAGGAGATCTCGGGGTAGCGCTTTCCGACACCTACACCACTGATGTTTTCTTCCAGCAGTTTGACAAAAAATTTGCTAAACTGTTTGACGGCGTACGTCATGACAGTGGTGATCCCCTGGAGTTCGCAGACAAAACAATAGCCCATTACAAAAACAACGGCATTAATCCTTTATTCAAATATATCATCTTCTCTGATGCCCTGAATTTGGAAAAAGTAGAGGAAATCACCAATTACTGCAAAGGAAAAATAGGGGTTTCATTCGGTATTGGAACTAACCTTACGAATGATGTAGGTTTAAAACCCATGAACATCGTTATGAAGCTGATCGGGGTACAGGCTCCGAACAAAGAATGGATTCCAACGGTAAAACTTTCTGATGAACACGGGAAATACACCGGCGATCCGAAAATGATTGAACTGGCGAAAGAGTTTTTGAGAATAAAAGATTAA
- a CDS encoding Dps family protein encodes MKNASIIGLKEADCKNISEKLNILLANYSIFYQNTRGSHWNIKGEQFFTLHPKFEELYNSLVLKIDEIAERILTLGATPAHNYSDYLKVASIKESREVSDGNKSVELILSSFKVVIDLQRELLDITDAAGDEGTNSQMSDYITEQEKEVWMYNSYLGK; translated from the coding sequence ATGAAAAATGCAAGCATTATCGGCCTGAAAGAAGCCGACTGTAAAAACATTTCAGAAAAATTAAATATCCTTCTGGCCAATTATTCAATATTCTACCAGAATACAAGAGGTTCACACTGGAATATCAAAGGAGAACAGTTCTTCACGCTGCATCCGAAGTTTGAGGAACTATACAACAGCCTGGTGCTGAAAATTGACGAAATTGCAGAAAGAATCCTGACATTGGGAGCCACTCCTGCACACAATTATTCAGATTACCTGAAAGTAGCCTCCATTAAAGAATCCAGAGAAGTATCAGACGGTAATAAAAGCGTGGAGCTTATCCTAAGTTCATTCAAAGTGGTAATCGATCTGCAGAGAGAACTTCTGGATATCACTGATGCGGCAGGAGATGAAGGAACCAACTCCCAGATGAGCGATTACATCACAGAACAGGAAAAAGAAGTATGGATGTACAACTCTTACTTAGGCAAGTAA